In one window of Episyrphus balteatus chromosome 3, idEpiBalt1.1, whole genome shotgun sequence DNA:
- the LOC129913051 gene encoding uncharacterized protein LOC129913051 isoform X1, protein MKQFSSKHFIILYAVHAFLIVDAIADASSNLNKTVKLERGKRYLDFLKSSRVFFRANVKNNILDVNALFAYAYGFRSNYPIDNDKKQKQKHAMKRDIYKTLETFMDGHGFDGKACILKSFCTAMKEGPSQEGILFKTFKTILALNEHDRRHFKYLKDENCDQILHHHCPLSFNSISPFTDDV, encoded by the exons ATGAAGCAGTTTAGCTCAAAACACTTTATTATCTTGTATGCAGTGCATGCCTTTTTGATAGTTGACGCCATTGCCGACGCCAGcagcaatttaaataaaactgtcAAACTCGAACGTGGAAAACGGtatttagattttttgaaatcaagtcgtgttttt tttcgTGCAAATGTAAAGAATAACATTTTGGATGTCAACGCACTTTTTGCGTATGCATATGGATTTCGATCAAATTATCCAATAGATaatgataaaaaacaaaaacaaaaacatgctATGAAAAGAGATATTTATAAAACGCTCGAAACTTTTATGGATGg acatggTTTTGATGGCAAGGCTTGTATTTTGAAATCTTTTTGTACAGCAATGAAGGAGGGACCGTCTCAAGAAGGGATATTGTTCAAGACCTTCAAGACAATTCTAGC ATTGAATGAACACGACAGAagacattttaaatatttgaaggaCGAAAACTGTGATCAAATTCTGCATCATCATTGTCCTTTGAGTTTTAATAGCATATCACCATTTACTGATGAcgtttaa
- the LOC129913051 gene encoding uncharacterized protein LOC129913051 isoform X3: protein MRFCLVFFITCTFFTSIFNWKLVESESDGKIRGKRYLDFIKSSRMFFRINIKYNVFNWTNIWTHGVGFKANMNILNDRKPLRPFRRDTYEVLHQLLDLHGFDGKACLLKAFCVASREANEGFLNGVLYKLLRYIFELNEHDRRHFKYLKDENCDQILHHHCPLSFNSISPFTDDV from the exons ATGAGattttgtttggtattttttatCACTTGTACATTTTTTACATCAATTTTTAATTGGAAGCTAGTAGAATCGGAGAGTGACGGAAAAATTCGTGGAAAACGTTATTTAGATTTCATCAAATCAAGTCGAATGTTT tttcgtattaatataaaatataacgTTTTTAATTGGACAAATATTTGGACCCATGGTGTTGGTTTTAAGGccaatatgaatattttgaatGATAGAAAACCTTTACGGCCTTTTCGACGGGATACGTATGAAGTATTGCATCAACTTTTGGATTT GCATGGATTTGATGGAAAAGCGTGTCTTTTGAAAGCATTTTGTGTAGCTTCACGAGAAGCGAATGAAGGTTTTTTAAATGGAGTTTTATATAAACTGTTACGATACATATTTGA ATTGAATGAACACGACAGAagacattttaaatatttgaaggaCGAAAACTGTGATCAAATTCTGCATCATCATTGTCCTTTGAGTTTTAATAGCATATCACCATTTACTGATGAcgtttaa
- the LOC129913051 gene encoding uncharacterized protein LOC129913051 isoform X2 has product MKFNSKIIILFVIKTSLVNCFADEINCKNNETLLSRPRRFLDFLEQTRIFFRVNYKVNVVTWGAIWAHASGWKANMNLLNDNKALRPFRRDTYEMLQKLLNYQGIDGQACILKAFCTATRKADGEMANGMLFKLLRHLFKLNEHDRRHFKYLKDENCDQILHHHCPLSFNSISPFTDDV; this is encoded by the exons atgaaattcaattcaaaaataatcATATTATTCGTAATTAAAACATCGCTAGtaaattgtttcgcagatgaaattaattgtaaaaataatgaaacactTTTAAGTCGTCCTCGACGGTTTTTAGATTTCTTGGAACAAACTCgtatattt tTTCGTGTTAATTATAAAGTGAACGTTGTTACATGGGGAGCAATTTGGGCTCATGCATCTGGCTGGAAGGCGAATATGAATTTGTTGAACGATAACAAAGCTTTGAGGCCATTTCGCAGAGACACATATGAAATGttgcaaaaacttttaaatta tCAAGGAATAGATGGTCAAGCATGTATTTTGAAAGCCTTTTGCACTGCAACAAGGAAAGCTGACGGGGAAATGGCTAATGGAATGTTATTTAAGCTGTTGCGGCATCTGTTCAA ATTGAATGAACACGACAGAagacattttaaatatttgaaggaCGAAAACTGTGATCAAATTCTGCATCATCATTGTCCTTTGAGTTTTAATAGCATATCACCATTTACTGATGAcgtttaa
- the LOC129913051 gene encoding uncharacterized protein LOC129913051 isoform X4 gives MNLLNDNKALRPFRRDTYEMLQKLLNYQGIDGQACILKAFCTATRKADGEMANGMLFKLLRHLFKLNEHDRRHFKYLKDENCDQILHHHCPLSFNSISPFTDDV, from the exons ATGAATTTGTTGAACGATAACAAAGCTTTGAGGCCATTTCGCAGAGACACATATGAAATGttgcaaaaacttttaaatta tCAAGGAATAGATGGTCAAGCATGTATTTTGAAAGCCTTTTGCACTGCAACAAGGAAAGCTGACGGGGAAATGGCTAATGGAATGTTATTTAAGCTGTTGCGGCATCTGTTCAA ATTGAATGAACACGACAGAagacattttaaatatttgaaggaCGAAAACTGTGATCAAATTCTGCATCATCATTGTCCTTTGAGTTTTAATAGCATATCACCATTTACTGATGAcgtttaa
- the LOC129913051 gene encoding uncharacterized protein LOC129913051 isoform X5, whose translation MKRDIYKTLETFMDGHGFDGKACILKSFCTAMKEGPSQEGILFKTFKTILALNEHDRRHFKYLKDENCDQILHHHCPLSFNSISPFTDDV comes from the exons ATGAAAAGAGATATTTATAAAACGCTCGAAACTTTTATGGATGg acatggTTTTGATGGCAAGGCTTGTATTTTGAAATCTTTTTGTACAGCAATGAAGGAGGGACCGTCTCAAGAAGGGATATTGTTCAAGACCTTCAAGACAATTCTAGC ATTGAATGAACACGACAGAagacattttaaatatttgaaggaCGAAAACTGTGATCAAATTCTGCATCATCATTGTCCTTTGAGTTTTAATAGCATATCACCATTTACTGATGAcgtttaa